The following proteins are encoded in a genomic region of Rattus rattus isolate New Zealand chromosome 2, Rrattus_CSIRO_v1, whole genome shotgun sequence:
- the Peli3 gene encoding E3 ubiquitin-protein ligase pellino homolog 3 encodes MVLEGNPEVGSPRTSDLQHPGDKGSCILSSPGEEALPGEEPIKYGELIVLGYNGCLSSGDKGRRRSRLALSRRPHANGVKPDVMHHISTPLVSKALSNRGQHSISYTLSRSHSVIVEYTHDSDKDMFQIGRSTENMIDFVVTDTSPGGGTTEGPSAQSTISRYACRILCDRRPPYTARIYAAGFDASSNIFLGERAAKWRTPDGLMDGLTTNGVLVMHPAGGFSEDSAPGVWREISVCGNVYELRDSRSAQQRGKLVENESNVLQDGSLIDLCGATLLWRTPAGLLRAPTLKQLEAQRQEANAARPQCPVGLSTLAFPSPARGRTAPDKQQPWVYVRCGHVHGYHGWGCRRERGPQERECPLCRLVGPYVPLWLGQEAGLCLDPGPPSHAFAPCGHVCSEKTARYWAQTPLPHGTHAFHAACPFCGAWLTGELGCVRLIFQGPLD; translated from the exons ATGGTGCTGGAAGGAAACCCTGAAGTGGGATCCCCCCGAACCTCAGACCTCCAGCACCCGGGGGACAAGGGCTCGTGCATCCTCTCTTCTCCTGGTGAAGAAGCACTGCCAGGCGAGGAACCCATCAAGTATGGTGAACTCATCGTTCTGGG CTACAATGGGTGTCTGTCAAGTGGGGACAAGGGCCGCCGCCGAAGCCGCCTGGCACTGAGCCGCCGGCCACATGCCAACGGAGTGAAGCCAGATGTCATGCACCACATCTCCACACCACTCGTCTCCAAG GCCCTGAGTAACCGAGGCCAGCATAGCATCTCATACACACTGTCCCGGAGCCACTCCGTCATAGTGGAGTACACACATGACAGCGACAAAGACATGTTCCAG ATTGGCCGCTCTACTGAAAACATGATCGACTTCGTGGTAACGGACACATCTCCTGGCGGAGGGACTACGGAGGGCCCTTCTGCCCAGAGTACCATCTCTCGCTATGCCTGTCGAATCCTCTGTGACCGCCGGCCACCCTATACTGCCCGCATTTATGCTGCTGGTTTTGATGCCTCTAGCAACATCTTTCTTGGA GAGCGGGCAGCCAAGTGGAGGACTCCTGACGGTCTGATGGATGGCTTGACAACCAATGGGGTCCTGGTGATGCACCCAGCGGGTGGCTTCTCCGAGGACTCTGCCCCGGGTGTCTGGAGGGAAATTTCCGTCTGTGGGAATGTGTACGAACTTCGGGATAGCCGATCAGCTCAGCAGCGGGGGAAGCTG GTGGAAAACGAATCCAACGTCCTGCAAGATGGTTCGCTCATCGACCTGTGTGGGGCCACACTGTTGTGGCGCACTCCGGCAGGGTTGCTGAGGGCACCCACCCTGAAACAACTGGAGGCCCAGCGACAGGAGGCCAACGCAGCACGGCCCCAGTGTCCTGTGGGCCTCAGCACCTTGGCCTTCCCCAGTCCAGCCCGTGGCCGCACAGCACCCGACAAGCAGCAACCCTGGGTCTACGTCCGTTGTGGTCACGTCCATGGCTATCATGGCTGGGGCTGCCGGAGGGAGCGAGGCCCCCAGGAGCGCGAGTGTCCTCTCTGCCGCCTTGTGGGACCCTATGTGCCCCTGTGGCTCGGCCAGGAGGCCGGTCTCTGCCTGGACCCTGGGCCACCCAGCCACGCTTTTGCGCCCTGTGGCCACGTCTGTTCTGAGAAGACTGCCCGCTATTGGGCCCAGACACCGCTGCCGCATGGCACCCATGCTTTCCATGCGGCCTGCCCCTTTTGTGGGGCTTGGCTCACTGGAGAGCTTGGCTGTGTCCGCCTAATTTTCCAGGGGCCACTGGACTAG